The genomic stretch AAACCTATTGCATTGACAATTGAGCAATCAAAAGAGATAATAGAAGAATGTAAAAGCAATGATGTGAAATTGGCAGTGGGCCTCATGATGAGGTTCGGTGCTTATCACATGAAAATGAGAGAACTTG from Clostridia bacterium encodes the following:
- a CDS encoding gfo/Idh/MocA family oxidoreductase; amino-acid sequence: MIEKPIALTIEQSKEIIEECKSNDVKLAVGLMMRFGAYHMKMREL